The Pirellulales bacterium genome contains the following window.
TTGATGCCAGGCCGCTTGTTTTTCTCGAGCAAGATCGTGCGCCGGCCGCGCTCGGCCGCGCGGAGTGCAGCGACCAGTCCGGCTGCGCCGGCGCCAAGGACGGCCACATCCCACTCATCGCTCGCCGAATCGGTGCGCGCATTTTCGAGAGATGGGTTGTTCATTGACCGGTCGGTGCGAAGTGAGTTGTGCTAGCAGTTGTGCGCACGAGCGCGCGATTGTGCCGGTGGTAACGGTTGTAGTGCTGGCATCGCATTTTTGTTGACACGTTTGTTGACCCTAGCCACAATCGAACGAGTGGATGGAATTGTGACTCGCTGGCCCATCGGCCGGTGATCCTTCTGGGAAAGCTCGTGAAGGCAACAAGGCACTCGCCTCGTTCTTGTTCTCTCTAAGCCTTCACCCCTCAACATCTCTGCCGCCGGGCCTTCGCGTTGCGCCCGTGCTGGCAGCCATGCTGCCCACAAGGAATCACCGTGAGATACTCCACCGTACTGTCTGGCATTCTCGTTTGCAGCCTGCTTGCCCTTCCGGCGTCGAACGCCGGGGCCACCGTCGTCAGAAACCTGGCGACGGGCATCGACGACGTCACTTCGTTGAAGATCGCGAACCTTGCGCCCGACGGGCAGTGGATTTTTGGCCCCGGTTCGCAGGCGAGCTTCGTCGGCGTCACGCCGGTGGCGGCGGACGACACGATCAATCCGGTGCTTTGGCTGTCGGATGCGGCGTCGGCGGATTCTCGGTGGATCATCCCGTTCGATAAAACGCATAACGACAATGCGGTGCTTGCCGGGACGTACAACTTCGACACCTTGGTCGATTTGACCGGCTTTGACCCGACCACGGCATCGATGCGGCAGTTGCGCTACGCCGCAGACAATCGCCTGGAACGCATTCTGGTCAATGGCGTCGAGGTCTGGGCCAATCTTGGCGCTGCCACCGAAGAATTCGCGAGCTGGAACAGCCTTCCCGATTTCCTGGGGTTGGGCTTCTTCCAGCCAGGCGTCAACGCGCTCCGCTTCGAGGTCACGAACTTTGCCGTGGACTGCACGCCCTGCGGCCTGCGCCTCGAGGGCAACATCCAAGCAGTGCCTGAGCCGTCGAGCCTGGTCCTGGCAGGCCTCGGCGTGGCCGGCGTCCTCTCGATGCGTTGGCAGCGGCGGCGCAGGTGAATAGGGCGGTAATCAGTGGGGCGAATCAGGGGGATCGCCGATCGAAATGACGGTCGGCGAAATCGAGGTACCGCAGCCAATCGTAGTCGGCCAGCGCGTGTTGACCGCTGCGAATGTGGTAGCCCATCTCGCCGCCGATCGGTTGATTGACCGGCGGCAGCTCGTTGGCCCCCAGACCGGTCTTTCCGAGCAGGCGATAGACCGGCTCGGCAGCCTGTACGGCCAGAAACTCGCCGCGCGGATCAGCCCAGGGGTCCTCCTCGGCGCTGGCCACGTAGACCGGCCGCGGTGCAGAGAGCGCGATCAATTCGTGCTGGTCCACCGGACAAGCGGCTTCGTTGCCGTCGTAACGGCGATAGTTGTCGCAAAACCAGTGCGGGAACACGCGGTTGATGCGGGCCACGGTCTCGCCGAAATCGCGCCGGCTGAGTGCCGCTCCGCCGCAGCCCGAGTTGTTCGAGATCACGATGGCAAAGCGCTCGTCTTGCGCGCCCGCCCAAAGCGCTGTCTTGCCCATCCGCGAGTGGCCGACGACGATCGTATGCCGCGCGTCGATTGCCGGATCGGTTTCGAAGTAGTCTTGTGCCCGGCTCAATCCCCAGGCCCAGGCGGCGATCGCCTTGCCCATGTCGGCCGGACGCTTTGCGCGGTCGTGCTCGAACCAGCCGAGCACCCCTTTGTCGTAGTGCTCTTTGTCGTCGGCGGCGAAATCGGCCGCCGTCAGCGTTGCGACGCCGTAGCCGCGCGCGAGAATCGTCTCGATGATCTTGGAGCCGGGCAGGTTTCGGAAACCGGCCATCGCGAGCCCGGCCTCTCGGTCTTTGTCCGGCTGCTCCTTCGAGGAGACCACCTTGGCGGCCGCCGGATACGCGGCATCGCGATCAAACAGATGCATGCCAACAAACACCGGCACCGGCACCGTCTGCCCGCGAGGCAAGTAGCACTCGATCGTCAATTGCGGCTGATCGGTGGCCGGATCGAACCGCGCCACGATGCGTTTGCGAAGGGCCAGGCCTCCGAGGGCTTGCTCGTCGGTCTGGATGACCTCAAATCGCTCGCCAGGCGGACGGCCGGGCAGGCGCCCATAGACGTGCTCCTCGAACAATCGCAAGAGCTCCGGGCGGCGGTGCATGCGCCAGGACTGCGCATCGGTGACACGGGTGCCGTCCTCGCACAACAGCGGGTCGGGCAGCGTGTACGGCGCCACGCGGCTTTCGTCGTAGTTGATGGGCTCGTCCGCGGACGCGAACGACACGCAGATCAGCGCCACGAACAAACCGGCCAGCAGGTAATGCAACATCGGGGGTGCGGCCTCCACGCGAATTCAGCGATTAGGGAGCAAACGGATCATGGGCGACTTGTCCGGCTCGGTAGGCGTCGGCCAGCGGCTGCATCTCGCGGCGCAGCCGTTCATCCGGAGCGAGCCACGTGATTCTTTGCGGGTACACGAGCATGGCAATCGTGGATAAGTCGAACTGCTCGAGCAAGCCAAACGCGAACAACTCGACCTGATCGTCGACCGGCGAATTCTGTTCGATCAACTGTTTGAGTGAAGCCAGGGCGCCGTGCAGGCGCAGGCCGTCGAATACCCGTGTTTCGACTGCCGCGGCTACGAGCGCAGCGGCACATGTGCGAGGACCGTCGGCCGCAATGGTCAATTTTCGCCCCGTAGCCTCCGCATACCAGCGCCCCACGGCGACGAGTTGCGCGGCCTGGATGCCGAGCGGACGCTCGCCGACTCCCATGGCAAGCAAGGCGAACAGGTAGCCAGG
Protein-coding sequences here:
- a CDS encoding PEP-CTERM sorting domain-containing protein; the encoded protein is MRYSTVLSGILVCSLLALPASNAGATVVRNLATGIDDVTSLKIANLAPDGQWIFGPGSQASFVGVTPVAADDTINPVLWLSDAASADSRWIIPFDKTHNDNAVLAGTYNFDTLVDLTGFDPTTASMRQLRYAADNRLERILVNGVEVWANLGAATEEFASWNSLPDFLGLGFFQPGVNALRFEVTNFAVDCTPCGLRLEGNIQAVPEPSSLVLAGLGVAGVLSMRWQRRRR
- a CDS encoding acetylxylan esterase; the protein is MLHYLLAGLFVALICVSFASADEPINYDESRVAPYTLPDPLLCEDGTRVTDAQSWRMHRRPELLRLFEEHVYGRLPGRPPGERFEVIQTDEQALGGLALRKRIVARFDPATDQPQLTIECYLPRGQTVPVPVFVGMHLFDRDAAYPAAAKVVSSKEQPDKDREAGLAMAGFRNLPGSKIIETILARGYGVATLTAADFAADDKEHYDKGVLGWFEHDRAKRPADMGKAIAAWAWGLSRAQDYFETDPAIDARHTIVVGHSRMGKTALWAGAQDERFAIVISNNSGCGGAALSRRDFGETVARINRVFPHWFCDNYRRYDGNEAACPVDQHELIALSAPRPVYVASAEEDPWADPRGEFLAVQAAEPVYRLLGKTGLGANELPPVNQPIGGEMGYHIRSGQHALADYDWLRYLDFADRHFDRRSP